In Balearica regulorum gibbericeps isolate bBalReg1 chromosome 26, bBalReg1.pri, whole genome shotgun sequence, one genomic interval encodes:
- the ANKRD24 gene encoding ankyrin repeat domain-containing protein 24, translating to MKSLKAKFKKADSQDWTKNDEKLLQAVDYNDAGRVTSLLVRKGLVPTKLDSEGKSAFHLAAMRGNVDCLEAMLAHGVDAMTKDSSGYTALHLASKHGHPQCVSKLLQASCPVDVADGSGRTALHHAAVSGCISCSEILCDFKAPLNIKDKDGFTPLILAAKMSHSELCRYLLHRGAAVNSRDLQGRTALMLACENGSVETVEVLVNAGARVAVVDSTGHDATHYSLATGNALIQHFLQEAAQRRSWASEEESPEQTSQTSSPSQSSVREKNSTPRKRKAPLPPLGTPSQEDRDAYEEIVRLRQERAQFLQKIRGLEQQEKQRQERAELDEGSRRSMEKQIQELEERLAVRDGEKERLGKEVEALRSRLSSLENEKENTSYDIETLQDEEGDPLEFPGAELLLSKKTLSPSAEELLATLQGQVQSLTVQNKELREKIQVLENYERDESNPSIPGDFVPASLYNALQCELERLRAQRLEPPRSTDARAEAGGQPEGQTSASERAPEQIGEGSAVQQLAEEPAWTWGECKAALGELRVPRTQTSSSTAEREAGAELAEARAALRQAQAALEEREQRVKELQARLEAGAEAVEATTASLGASLEEASREKEALLERCGRAEAEAEALRRELEAKARDWRAAGGPEPEPGMLERRVAELVRQHEEVTAQLGQLRETLGRREAELGTLREQLAARPVGRREHEEALARLRQAQAEAEGRVPREEHARATAALEEQARALRERAAQLEAAAEAKEREATRLEAELAAAVPRGEHEAAQAGLRAEAAALAQRLGELSRRHEKTCEEVFRVQRQALFMKSERQAAEERLAAAQKQLAEAQDEARRLRDLHGHAEDSARLVRDRDRKITELSKEVFRLKEALNALPESRGPPQSPPDTTALQARIRALEEKLAETEMRHSKVVTLYRSHLLYAVQGHMDADVQRLLCQILRMQRLQEQGR from the exons AGCCAGGACTGGACCAAGAATGACGAGAAGCTCCTACAAGCTGTGGACTACAACGATGCCGGGAGGGTGACATCTCTCCTCGTCCGCAAAGGCCTGGTCCCCACCAAGCTGGACTCGGAGGGCAAATCTGC GTTCCACCTGGCCGCCATGCGGGGGAACGTGGACTGCCTCGAAGCCATGCTGGCTCACGGCGTGGATGCCATGACCAAGGATAGCTCGG GTTACACTGCCCTGCACCTGGCGTCCAAGCACGGCCACCCGCAGTGCGTCAGCAAGCTCTTGCAG GCCTCCTGCCCCGTGGACGTGGCCGACGGCAGCGGCCGAACAGCGCTGCACCACGCAG CGGTCAGTGGCTGCATCTCGTGCTCCGAGATCCTCTGTGATTTCAAGGCTCCCTTGAACATCAAGGACAAG GATGGCTTCACACCGCTGATCCTTGCTGCTAAGATGAGCCACTCAGAGCTGTGCCGGTACCTGCTGCACCGCGGGGCGGCTGTCAACAGCCGGGACCTGCAGGGGAG GACAGCCTTGATGCTGGCCTGCGAGAACGGCAGCGTGGAGACGGTGGAGGTGCTCGTCAACGCCGGTGCCCGGGTGGCCGTGGTGGACTCCACAGGTCACGATGCCACGCACTACAGCCTGGCCACGGGCAACGCTCTCATCCAGCACTTCCTGCAAGAGGCTGCTCAGCGCCGGTCCTGGGCCAGCG AAGAGGAGTCACCCGAGCAGACGTCCCAG ACGTCTTCGCCCAGCCAGTCGTCCGTCAGAGAGAAGAACAGCACCCCGAGGAAGAGGAAagcccctctgcctcccctgggcacccccagccag GAGGACCGGGACGCCTACGAGGAGATTGTACGGCTGCGGCAGGAGCGGGCCCAGTTCTTGCAGAAGATCCGGGGCttggagcagcaggagaagcagagacagGAG CGGGCAGAGCTGGACGAGGGCTCCCGGCGCTCAATGGAGAAGCAG atccaggagctggaggagcgGCTGGCGGTGCGGGATGGTGAGAAGGAGCGGCTGGGCAAGGAGGTGGAGGCTCTGCGGAGCCGCTTGTCCTCACTGGAG AACGAGAAGGAGAACACAAGTTACGACATCGAGACACTGCAGGACGAGGAGGGAGACCCGCTTGAGTTCCCAG gagcagagctgctgctctccaagAAGACGCTGAGCCCCTCGGCCGAGGAGCTGCTGGCCACGCTGCAGGGGCAGGTGCAGTCCCTCACCGTGCAGAACAAGGAGCTGCGGGAGAAAATACAG GTGCTGGAAAACTACGAGCGGGATGAGAGCAACCCATCCATCCCCGGGGACTTCGTGCCCGCCAGCCTCTACAACGCTCTCCAATGCGAGCTGGAACGGTTGCGGGCGCAGCGCTTGGAGCCACCGCGGAGCACGGATGCGAGGGCTGAGGCCGGTGGGCAGCCGGAGGGGCAGACCAGTGCCTCGGAGCGAGCCCCGGAGCAAATTGGGGAGGGCAGCGCCGTGCAGCAGCTTGCCGAGGAGCCAGCCTGGACCTGGGGCGAGTGCAAGGCGGCCCTGGGCGAGCTGCGGGTGCCACGCACGCAGACCTCCTCCTCCACGGCCGAGCGGGAGGCCGGTGCTGAGCTGGCGGAGGCCCGGGCAGCTCTGCGGCAGGCGCAGGCGGCGCTGGAGgagcgggagcagcgggtgAAGGAGCTGCAGGCCCGTTTGGAGGCTGGTGCGGAGGCCGTGGAAGCGACGACGGCCTCCCTGGGGGCCTCCTTGGAGGAGGCGTCGAGGGAGAAGGAAGCCTTGCTGGAGCGCTGCGGCCGGGCGGAGGCGGAGGCAGAGGCCCTGCGGCGGGAGCTGGAGGCCAAGGCGCGGGACTGGCGAGCGGCGGGCGGCCCCGAGCCGGAGCCGGGGATGTTGGAGCGACGGGTGGCGGAGCTGGTGCGGCAGCACGAGGAGGTGACGGcccagctggggcagctgcGGGAGACGCTGGGTCGCAGGGAGGCCGAGCTGGGCACCCTGCGGGAGCAGCTGGCCGCCCGGCCGGTGGGGCGGCGGGAGCACGAGGAGGCCCTGGCGCGGCTGCGGCAGGCGCAGGCGGAGGCGGAGGGCCGGGTGCCGCGGGAGGAGCACGCCCGGGCTACGGCGGCACTGGAGGAGCAGGCGCGGGCGCTGCGGGAGCGGGCGGCACAGCtggaggcggcggcggaggcCAAGGAGCGCGAGGCCACCCGGCTGGAGGCCGAGCTGGCGGCGGCGGTGCCGCGAGGAGAGCACGAGGCGGCGCAGGCGGGGTTGCGTGCCGAGGCGGCAGCGCTGGCCCAGCGGCTGGGCGAGCTCTCGCGGCGGCACGAGAAGACGTGCGAGGAGGTGTTCCGGGTGCAGCGCCAGGCGCTCTTCATGAAGAGCGAGCGGCAGGCAGCCGAGGAGCGTCTGGCCGCCGCGCAGAAGCAGCTGGCGGAGGCGCAGGACGAGGCGCGGCGGCTGCGGGACCTCCACGGCCACGCTGAGGACTCGGCCCGGCTGgtcagggacagggacaggaag ATCACTGAGCTCTCCAAGGAGGTCTTCAGGCTGAAGGAAGCCCTGAATGCCCTCCCTGAGTCCCGGGGGCCACCGCAGTCACCCCCCGACACTACCGCGCTCCAGGCCAGGATCCGAGCGCTGGAGGAGAAGCTGGCG GAGACAGAAATGCGGCACAGCAAGGTGGTGACGCTGTACCGGAGCCACCTGCTCTACGCGGTGCAG GGCCACATGGACGCGGACGTGCAGAGACTCCTGTGCCAGATCCTGCGGATGCAgcggctgcaggagcagggcagatgA
- the EBI3 gene encoding interleukin-27 subunit beta, producing the protein MVTEPLVPGAWPRCGPWNRAVLLSLPDMKWLWVMAFVAPACAVPYNGTAGGTGDGGRCTLQHGTLGTEVLLRCPAAAGGPVEWRRGGTVLGTYPAPGLALPNASLAHEGHYSCHHPSTGDTWATICLRLGYPPALPAVECRAISYPQAVNCSWVLAPEPLLDTDFVATYRHGVWGATEPGECIRTGPRSCSFGDVQMFSLTPYVVNVTAVNPLGAASSLLPFLLENIIKPDPPEDLRVSPIPGETKKLLLEWSPPGSWPFPEYFPLKYRIRYAREGSVTQTIGPYEQTSYTLMGVRPGTLHHIQVAAKDFADAGEFSAWSLPASGTPWMEP; encoded by the exons ATGGTGACAGAGCCTCTGGTCCCAGGCGCCTGGCCCCGCTGCG GTCCCTGGAACCGGGCAGTCCTGCTGAGTCTCCCTGACATGAAGTGGCTTTGGGTGATGGCGTTTGTGGCACCTGCCTGCGCCGTTCCCTACAACGGCACGGCGGGCGGCACCGGGGACGGAG GCCGCTGCACCTTGCAGCACGGCACCCTGGGCACCGAGGTGCTGCTGCGGTgcccggccgcggcgggggggccGGTTGAGTGGCGCCGGGGGGGGACTGTCCTGGGAACGTATCCTGCACCGGGGCTGGCCCTCCCCAACGCCAGCCTGGCCCACGAGGGCCACTACAGCTGCCACCACCCCAGCACCGGTGACACCTGGGCCACCATCTGCCTGCGGCTGGGCT atCCCCCGGCACTGCCTGCCGTCGAGTGCCGGGCCATCAGCTACCCGCAGGCAGTGAACTGCTCCTGGGTCCTGGCCCCCGAGCCGCTGCTGGACACCGACTTCGTGGCCACGTACAG gcaCGGCGTCTGGGGGGCCACAGAGCCGGGTGAGTGCATCCGCACGGGGCCGCGGAGCTGCTCCTTTGGGGATGTGCAGATGTTCTCCCTCACCCCCTACGTGGTGAACGTGACGGCCGTGAACCCCCTGGGCGCTGcctccagcctcctgcccttcctcctgGAGAACATCA TAAAGCCGGATCCCCCCGAGGACCTGCGGGTCTCGCCCATCCCTGGGGAGACcaagaagctgctgctggagtggAGCCCGCCAGGGTCCTGGCCCTTCCCGGAGTACTTCCCGCTGAAGTATCGTATCCGCTACGCCCGGGAGGGCTCTGTCACCCAAACG ATCGGGCCATACGAGCAGACGTCTTACACCCTGATGGGGGTGCGGCCCGGGACCCTCCACCACATCCAGGTGGCCGCCAAGGACTTCGCAGACGCCGGGGAGTTCAGCGCCTGGAGCCTGCCGGCCTCGGGGACGCCCTGGATGGAGCCAtga